In Lotus japonicus ecotype B-129 chromosome 5, LjGifu_v1.2, one genomic interval encodes:
- the LOC130720720 gene encoding polyadenylate-binding protein 3-like has product MAAAAMTTPAVVAQTATAPVAPVTAPAPALVGGGPFANASLYVGDLEGNVNEAQLYDLFSQLAQIVSIRVCRDQTKRSSLGYAYVNFANAQDAANALELLNFTPVNGKPIRIMFSQRDPSIRKSGYANVFIKNLDTSIDNKALHDTFAAFGPVLSCKVAVDASGQSKGYGFVQFDNDEAAQNAINKLNGMLINDKKVYVGLFVRHQERGRANGSPKFTNVYVKNLSESCTDEDLKQLFAPFGVITSATVMKDVNGNSKCFGFVNFESPDSAAAAVEKLNGTTINDDKVLYAGRAQRKAEREAELRAKFEQERISRYEKLQGANLYVKNLDDNINDEKLKDLFSEFGTITSFKVMLDSYGNSKGSGFVAFSTPEEANQAMTEMNGKLVGRKPLYVAVAQRKEDRKARLQAHFAQIQVPGGMAPLPAGIPGYHAGTPRLAPQQLYYGQGSPGFMPPQPAGYGFQQQMLPGMRPGVAPNFIMPYQVQRQGQPGQRMGGRRNGNLQSGQPNQVPHRNSNQGFRYMATNRNGMDPSVVPQSSVGPVMPMPFDGYGVTAAPAENQRPAVSSATLASTLASATPENQRLMLGEHLYPLVEHLTPNQHTAKVTGMLLEMDQSEVIHLIESPEDLKMKVSEALRVLRDAAAPGSEVSDQLGSFSLNE; this is encoded by the exons ATGGCGGCGGCGGCGATGACGACTCCAGCGGTGGTGGCTCAGACTGCAACAGCCCCGGTTGCTCCGGTGACGGCTCCAGCGCCGGCATTGGTCGGAGGAGGGCCATTTGCGAATGCGTCTCTGTACGTAGGCGATCTCGAAGGGAACGTGAACGAGGCGCAGCTGTATGATCTGTTCAGCCAGTTGGCTCAGATTGTCTCGATTAGGGTTTGCAGGGATCAGACCAAGCGATCCTCTCTCGGTTACGCTTATGTCAACTTTGCTAACGCTCAGGATG CGGCTAATGCATTGGAACTTCTGAACTTCACTCCTGTGAATGGGAAGCCTATTCGGATTATGTTTTCTCAGCGTGATCCGAGCATCCGGAAAAGTGGATATGCCAATGTGTTTATCAAGAACCTGGACACATCAATTGATAACAAGGCATTGCATGACACTTTTGCTGCCTTTGGCCCTGTGCTTTCTTGTAAGGTGGCTGTTGATGCATCTGGTCAGTCGAAAGGGTATGGTTTTGTGCAGTTTGACAATGATGAGGCTGCCCAGAATGCCATTAACAAGTTGAATGGCATGCTGATTAATGATAAGAAAGTCTATGTTGGACTCTTTGTGCGGCACCAGGAAAGGGGTCGAGCAAATGGATCACCCAAGTTCACTAATGTTTATGTCAAGAACCTTTCTGAATCATGCACTGATGAGGACCTGAAGCAGCTATTTGCCCCCTTTGGTGTGATAACTAGTGCAACAGTTATGAAAGATGTGAATGGCAATTCCAAATGCTTTGGCTTTGTGAATTTCGAGAGCCCAGATTCAGCGGCTGCTGCAGTTGAGAAGTTGAATGGGACAACTATCAATGATGACAAGGTTTTATATGCGGGAAGAGCTCAGAGGAAAGCAGAAAGAGAAGCTGAGTTGAGAGCCAAATTTGAGCAGGAAAGAATTAGCAGATATGAAAAGTTACAAGGTGCTAACTTGTATGTGAAAAATCTTGATGACAACATCAATGATGAAAAGCTGAAGGATTTGTTTTCCGAGTTTGGAACTATAACATCGTTCAAG GTGATGCTGGATTCTTATGGGAATAGCAAAGGTTCTGGTTTTGTGGCCTTTTCTACTCCTGAGGAAGCAAATCAAGCC ATGACTGAGATGAATGGGAAGTTGGTTGGTCGGAAGCCTCTCTATGTTGCTGTCGCCCAGCGCAAAGAAGACAGGAAGGCTCGATTGCAG GCTCATTTTGCTCAAATCCAAGTACCTGGTGGAATGGCACCTCTGCCTGCAGGAATTCCTGGATATCATGCAGGGACCCCAAGACTTGCCCCTCAACAGCTATATTATGGTCAAGGGTCACCTGGCTTCATGCCCCCTCAGCCTGCTGGATATGGTTTCCAGCAGCAAATGTTGCCAGGAATGCGGCCTGGTGTTGCTCCAAATTTCATTATGCCATACCAGGTTCAGAGACAGGGTCAGCCTGGGCAGAGAATGGGTGGTCGACGAAATGGAAACCTCCAATCAGGGCAGCCGAATCAA GTGCCACATCGCAACTCCAACCAAGGGTTTAGATATATGGCCACCAATCGAAATGGTATGGACCCATCTGTTGTTCCTCAAAGTTCAGTGGGTCCAGTGATGCCCATGCCCTTTGATGGTTATGGAGTTACTGCAGCTCCTGCTGAAAATCAGCGTCCCGCGGTGTCATCTGCCACACTTGCCTCAACTTTGGCTTCTGCTACCCCAGAAAATCAGCGCCTG ATGTTGGGAGAACATCTATATCCCCTCGTGGAGCATCTTACCCCAAACCAACATACTGCAAAGGTGACTGGGATGTTGCTGGAGATGGACCAGTCAGAGGTAATACATCTTATTGAATCTCCTGAGGACCTGAAGATGAAGGTGTCTGAGGCATTGCGGGTCCTTCGTGATGCTGCTGCACCAGGTTCTGAAGTTAGTGATCAGCTTGGCTCATTCTCATTGAATGAATGA
- the LOC130721292 gene encoding uncharacterized protein LOC130721292, giving the protein MHPHLESVLWTDDQISRRISDLAAQISADFLACSPPPVFIGVATGAFLFLADLVRKIDLPITVDLIRAESYGSGTVSNEAPTISFGLKVDIKDRHVILVEDIVDTGHTLSRVSEHLKSKGASSVSVCTLLDKPTRRKVNLQLVGDEKYYRGFECPDYFVVGYGLDFAELYRNLPYIGVLKSEHYE; this is encoded by the exons ATGCATCCACACCTTGAGAGTGTCCTCTGGACCGACGACCAAATCTCTCGCCGAATTTCCGACCTCGCCGCTCAAATCTCCGCCGACTTTCTCGCCTGTTCTCCGCCGCCAGTCTTTATCGGCGTGGCCACCGGCGCATTCCTCTTCCTAGCTGACCTCGTTCGCAAAATCGACCTCCCCATCACCGTTGATCTCATCCGAGCTGAATCCTACGGTTCCGGAACTGTGTCCAATGAAGCACCCACCATTTCTTTCGGTTTGAAGGTTGACATCAAAGACCGCCACGTTATCTTG GTTGAAGACATTGTAGACACAGGACATACTTTATCCAGAGTTAGTGAGCACTTGAAATCCAAAGGAGCGTCCTCTGTCTCTGTGTGCACTCTCCTTGATAAACCTACACGGAGAAAAGTTAATTTACAGCTGGTGGGTGACGAGAAATACTACAGGGGATTTGAG TGTCCAGACTATTTTGTTGTTGGTTATGGATTGGATTTCGCGGAGCTGTATAGAAATTTGCCTTACATTGGTGTCTTGAAGTCTGAACATTATGAGTGA